A DNA window from Tenuifilaceae bacterium CYCD contains the following coding sequences:
- a CDS encoding membrane protein, whose amino-acid sequence MSSIDLNSFRKYNNIAGWIVFAIASLVYLATIEPTASFWDCGEFISSGYKLEVGHPPGAPFFMLMVRFFTMLAPTKELVPVFANAFSALASAFTILFLFWSITHLARKLVIGENKEFNPTQFILIISAGVVGALAYTFSDTFWFSAVEGEVYATSSLFTALVFWAILKWEYSADEAYSNRWLILIAFLMGISIGVHLLNLLAIPAIVLVYYFKKYTYSHRGVIAALLVSGALLLIVMYGIIHGVVVFASKFELLFVNGFGLPLMSGVLFYTALIIFLIIVGLRYTYRKGKYVLNTILLGLTVILIGYGSYAAIVIRSSANPPMDQNSPDNMFSLLYYLNREQYGDRPLLYGPSFSAQPIDKEDESVSYAPKNGKYVVVRKNSKYVYDPRFEMVFPRMYSSTDEQHISAYKSWTDFKGKPITVYNQNREQQTIYVPTFGENLKFFFKYQLGYMYFRYFMWNFAGRQNDIQGHGEVTKGNWISGIPFIDDARLGPQDKLPAIYKNNKANNKYYLLPLLLGIAGVIFHYYRRKHDFWVVTALFVLTGIAIVVYLNQTPFQPRERDYAYAGSFYAFSIWIGLGVLALYELVSKLKDHPSTALTTAGLCTLLVPGVMASQNWNDHDRSNCYIPADFGYNMLIGCKPNSILFTYGDNDTFPLWYNQEVEGVRTDVRVANLSYLRGDWYIEQMKRKAYESDPLPLRMTHNQYYSGKRDVVLVYDRIKEPIDVNQAVNFMLSDEPGAELQSPFDQTEKINYLPSSKLFFPIDKNQVIKTQTVDPDKYSKIVDTMKWSINKRMIMKDGQVILDMIGTNNWNRPMYYGTTVSGETYHGLDGYFQLEGLMFRIAPIQASRQWGIGNVNTSETYNNLMNKYRFRSISNPKVYIDENKSRIISNYRNLFARLANALIDEGKKDSALTVLNKCMEIIPTSTVPANYFVAMMIEGYYRAGDITNAVKYSNLLMNQSVEQLNFILINADKDAQKYLYNDLQINMAILQELYRMAEKYEKGDYLKQVSKEFERYISMLQ is encoded by the coding sequence ATGAGCAGTATCGACTTAAATTCCTTCAGAAAATACAATAATATTGCTGGCTGGATAGTGTTTGCAATTGCATCGCTGGTTTATCTTGCCACCATAGAGCCTACCGCAAGTTTTTGGGATTGCGGTGAATTTATTTCAAGCGGATATAAACTTGAAGTTGGTCATCCACCCGGAGCTCCATTCTTTATGTTGATGGTGAGATTCTTTACCATGCTAGCGCCAACCAAGGAACTAGTTCCGGTATTTGCCAATGCGTTTTCTGCTTTAGCAAGTGCATTTACAATCCTCTTTTTATTCTGGAGTATTACCCATTTGGCTCGCAAACTTGTTATTGGCGAAAATAAAGAGTTTAACCCTACTCAATTTATTCTGATTATCTCGGCTGGAGTTGTTGGTGCTCTTGCCTACACCTTTTCCGATACTTTTTGGTTCTCTGCCGTTGAGGGTGAGGTTTATGCCACATCATCGTTATTTACAGCATTAGTTTTCTGGGCTATACTTAAATGGGAATACTCCGCCGACGAAGCATACTCCAATCGATGGCTTATTCTCATTGCTTTTTTGATGGGAATCTCAATAGGTGTTCACCTTCTCAACCTTTTAGCAATACCTGCCATTGTTCTTGTTTACTACTTCAAGAAATACACATACTCTCATAGAGGCGTTATCGCTGCATTGCTAGTTTCTGGAGCATTACTTCTTATCGTGATGTATGGTATTATTCACGGAGTTGTTGTGTTTGCATCAAAATTTGAACTGCTATTCGTAAATGGCTTTGGGCTTCCGTTAATGTCGGGTGTTCTTTTCTACACGGCGTTAATCATCTTTTTAATCATTGTGGGATTAAGGTACACATATCGAAAAGGAAAGTACGTTTTAAACACAATTCTTTTGGGTCTAACAGTTATTCTAATTGGATATGGTTCCTACGCGGCAATAGTTATTCGATCATCGGCAAATCCACCTATGGATCAGAATAGTCCCGATAACATGTTCTCGTTACTGTACTACTTGAACCGCGAGCAGTATGGCGATAGACCACTCCTTTATGGTCCAAGCTTTAGCGCTCAACCAATAGATAAGGAAGATGAATCGGTTTCCTATGCACCTAAGAACGGGAAGTATGTGGTTGTAAGAAAAAATTCCAAGTACGTGTATGATCCTCGATTCGAAATGGTTTTTCCAAGAATGTATAGCAGTACCGATGAACAGCATATTAGCGCCTACAAAAGTTGGACCGACTTTAAAGGAAAGCCGATCACGGTATATAACCAAAACAGGGAGCAGCAAACTATATATGTTCCTACATTTGGCGAAAATCTTAAGTTCTTTTTCAAGTATCAATTGGGGTATATGTACTTTCGGTATTTCATGTGGAACTTTGCCGGAAGACAGAACGATATTCAGGGTCATGGCGAGGTAACCAAAGGCAACTGGATTTCGGGAATCCCATTCATTGACGATGCACGGCTTGGCCCTCAGGACAAGTTACCTGCGATATACAAAAACAACAAGGCTAACAATAAATACTATTTGCTTCCTTTACTACTAGGAATTGCAGGTGTAATATTCCATTACTATCGGCGTAAGCACGATTTTTGGGTTGTTACGGCTCTTTTTGTTCTTACAGGAATTGCCATTGTGGTTTACTTAAATCAAACGCCATTCCAACCCAGGGAAAGGGACTACGCTTATGCAGGAAGCTTTTATGCATTCAGCATTTGGATTGGTTTAGGCGTTTTGGCCTTGTACGAATTAGTAAGTAAACTAAAAGATCATCCATCAACAGCACTAACAACGGCAGGACTTTGTACACTACTAGTACCCGGCGTAATGGCATCGCAAAACTGGAACGATCATGACAGATCGAATTGTTATATCCCAGCCGATTTTGGCTACAATATGCTTATAGGCTGTAAACCTAACTCAATACTATTCACCTACGGCGATAACGACACCTTCCCGCTTTGGTACAACCAGGAAGTGGAAGGCGTTAGAACCGATGTTCGGGTTGCAAACCTCAGCTACCTTCGTGGCGATTGGTACATTGAGCAAATGAAGCGTAAAGCTTACGAAAGCGATCCTCTTCCACTTAGGATGACTCACAATCAATACTACTCTGGCAAGCGCGACGTAGTGCTTGTTTACGATAGAATAAAAGAGCCAATCGATGTTAATCAGGCGGTTAACTTCATGCTTAGCGATGAGCCGGGGGCAGAGTTGCAATCTCCATTCGATCAAACCGAAAAGATAAACTACCTTCCATCGTCAAAGCTATTCTTCCCCATCGATAAGAATCAGGTGATTAAGACACAAACTGTAGACCCCGACAAATACAGTAAAATTGTCGATACCATGAAATGGTCGATTAATAAGCGAATGATCATGAAGGATGGACAGGTGATACTTGATATGATAGGAACAAACAACTGGAATCGTCCAATGTATTACGGAACAACAGTAAGCGGCGAAACATATCACGGTCTTGACGGATATTTCCAGCTCGAGGGGTTAATGTTTCGGATTGCACCAATCCAAGCAAGCCGTCAATGGGGTATTGGCAATGTAAATACATCGGAAACCTACAATAACCTAATGAATAAATACCGGTTTAGGAGCATAAGCAATCCAAAGGTTTATATCGATGAGAATAAATCGCGCATCATATCGAACTACCGAAATCTTTTCGCTAGGCTTGCCAATGCACTAATTGACGAAGGAAAAAAAGACTCGGCACTAACCGTTCTAAACAAATGCATGGAGATTATCCCCACCAGCACCGTACCTGCCAACTACTTTGTGGCAATGATGATTGAAGGGTACTACCGGGCTGGCGATATTACAAATGCGGTTAAATATTCAAATCTGCTTATGAATCAATCGGTAGAGCAGTTGAACTTTATTTTGATTAATGCGGATAAAGATGCCCAGAAATATCTTTACAACGATTTGCAAATTAACATGGCTATTTTGCAGGAGCTCTATAGGATGGCTGAAAAATACGAAAAGGGCGATTATTTGAAACAGGTTAGCAAGGAATTCGAAAGGTATATTTCTATGTTGCAATAG
- a CDS encoding polysaccharide deacetylase, producing MINLSPPRFLQRFVKTVIWNFPNETDGVFLTFDDGPTRDITPWVLEQLKKYNAKATFFCLAKNVEMNPDIYSQILADGHAVGNHSYSHIRGFRTDTSQYIQDIIYANSFIKSNLFRPPYGRIKPRQLFLLRHRYKIILWDVLSMDYSRRVSPKKVVNYVLHNVHPGAIIVFHDSVKAQRNLKYALPRVLEGIAAKGLTFKPIVIEDKTD from the coding sequence ATGATAAACCTTAGCCCTCCACGTTTTTTACAGCGCTTTGTTAAAACAGTAATATGGAATTTTCCCAACGAAACCGATGGGGTATTCCTTACTTTCGACGATGGCCCAACGCGCGATATAACCCCGTGGGTTTTGGAGCAACTAAAAAAGTATAATGCAAAGGCCACATTCTTTTGTCTGGCTAAGAATGTGGAGATGAACCCCGATATTTACAGTCAAATACTAGCCGATGGACATGCTGTTGGCAATCATTCCTATAGTCACATCAGGGGCTTTCGTACTGATACTTCGCAGTATATTCAGGATATTATTTATGCAAACTCGTTTATTAAAAGCAATTTATTTCGGCCTCCGTACGGGCGAATAAAGCCTCGTCAGCTATTTCTGCTGAGACATCGTTATAAAATAATTCTATGGGATGTGCTTAGCATGGATTACAGCCGACGAGTTTCTCCCAAAAAAGTAGTAAATTACGTACTGCACAATGTTCATCCTGGAGCAATAATAGTATTTCACGATTCGGTTAAAGCCCAGCGCAACCTAAAGTATGCCTTACCAAGGGTGCTCGAAGGAATTGCGGCCAAAGGGTTAACGTTTAAGCCAATCGTTATAGAGGATAAAACGGACTGA
- a CDS encoding glycosyl transferase, which produces MAKQSTFLLFTTETYPAYAGDGLNALLFARTLVRKGYNTSIVCLNPNGSLPNADLIDGVRIIRIPYKIKTKVGRAFLRIKMILSLFRIGMHYSHWLIYGAMPAHRLIILFGRLFNSDVLFRSTLYGFDNANKLISSENRLANFFNRKIYKKVSAYYALNSVFKSEWEASFKNHNCIFLSPQGVDVDRYEKVDASKSELRDRLNLPVNRPIVLMVGHLINRKGFPEIFEWLCGIEEDFLLVHVGRSSAPSWDAISTRNAEMISTKSVGEKMLGNRILFAGETLNPETYFLSADIFLLASYSEGFPSNSINEAMAAGLPILSRKIVGSMDYIVDGSTGILFESETEFIEKFRILLLNQKQRQALGVNAKNFVLKNNKVDDVVSNFLKFLNV; this is translated from the coding sequence ATGGCAAAACAATCAACATTTCTACTTTTCACAACCGAAACCTACCCTGCGTATGCCGGCGATGGTCTTAATGCGCTTTTATTTGCCCGAACACTTGTAAGGAAAGGATACAATACATCCATTGTTTGTCTTAATCCTAATGGATCACTTCCTAATGCTGACCTGATAGATGGGGTTAGAATTATAAGAATTCCATATAAAATTAAAACGAAAGTTGGACGGGCATTCTTGAGAATAAAAATGATTCTAAGTCTTTTTAGAATCGGAATGCATTATTCTCACTGGTTAATATATGGGGCGATGCCTGCTCATCGGTTAATAATTTTATTTGGACGACTGTTTAATTCCGATGTTCTTTTCCGTTCAACTCTTTATGGTTTCGATAATGCCAATAAACTAATTAGTTCCGAAAATAGATTGGCAAATTTTTTCAACCGCAAGATTTACAAAAAGGTATCGGCTTACTACGCGCTAAATAGTGTTTTCAAAAGTGAGTGGGAGGCTTCATTTAAAAACCATAATTGTATTTTTCTTTCCCCCCAAGGTGTTGATGTAGACAGGTATGAAAAAGTTGATGCTTCAAAGTCCGAGTTACGTGATCGCTTGAATCTACCTGTTAACAGACCAATCGTTCTAATGGTCGGTCATTTGATAAATAGAAAGGGTTTCCCCGAAATTTTTGAATGGCTGTGTGGGATTGAGGAAGATTTTCTGTTAGTCCATGTTGGTCGCAGTTCTGCTCCAAGTTGGGATGCCATTTCAACTAGAAACGCTGAAATGATAAGCACAAAATCTGTTGGTGAAAAGATGTTGGGAAATAGAATTCTATTTGCTGGCGAAACTCTAAATCCCGAGACATACTTCCTCTCAGCCGATATATTCCTTTTAGCATCGTACTCCGAGGGCTTCCCTTCGAATTCAATAAATGAAGCAATGGCTGCAGGGTTGCCAATACTTTCAAGAAAAATTGTTGGCTCAATGGATTATATTGTAGATGGCTCAACTGGAATATTATTTGAAAGCGAAACGGAATTTATAGAGAAGTTTAGGATATTACTACTAAATCAGAAACAAAGACAAGCATTAGGAGTTAATGCTAAAAACTTTGTTTTAAAAAACAATAAGGTTGATGATGTAGTATCTAACTTTTTGAAATTCCTAAACGTTTAG
- a CDS encoding two-component system response regulator encodes MICFMDIDRKILYVDDEHINLELFKINFRNDFEIFVADSALKGLEIQNQENINIIVSDLKMPQMNGLEFIEKVKSDSPAKVCILLTAFMESDVMLKAINNELVFRYIMKPWRRNELKDILELAIKKHSEQTQ; translated from the coding sequence ATGATTTGTTTTATGGATATTGACAGAAAAATTCTTTACGTAGATGACGAACATATTAACCTTGAATTATTCAAGATTAATTTTCGCAATGACTTTGAGATCTTCGTGGCAGACTCTGCATTAAAAGGATTAGAAATACAGAATCAAGAAAATATCAATATAATTGTTTCGGATTTAAAAATGCCTCAAATGAATGGTTTAGAATTCATTGAAAAAGTTAAATCCGACTCTCCAGCAAAGGTTTGCATTCTTCTTACCGCATTTATGGAATCCGATGTAATGCTCAAAGCAATTAACAACGAGTTAGTTTTCCGATATATAATGAAGCCTTGGAGAAGAAACGAGCTCAAAGATATTCTTGAGTTGGCAATTAAAAAGCATTCAGAACAAACGCAATAA
- the glyQS gene encoding glycine--tRNA ligase, whose translation MTQEELFKKLIAHCKEYGFVFQSSEIYDGLSAVYDYGQNGVELKNNIRRYWWEAMTRLNENIVGIDAAIFMHPQTWVASGHVGAFNDPLIDNKDSKKRYRADVLIEDWIAKIEDKINKEVEKAAKRFGESFDETMFRQTNPRILENQAKIDEVNKRMVTALEANDLVEVKKIIEDCEIVCPISGSRNWTDVRQFNLMFDTKLGSISDEANTIYLRPETAQGIFVNYLNVQKTGRMKIPFGIAQVGKAFRNEIVARQFIFRMREFEQMEMQFFVRPGEEMKWYEFWKETRMRWHKAMGLGDKKYRFHKHEKLAHYANAASDIEFEFPFGFKEVEGIHSRTDFDLSNHQKYSGKKLQYFDPETNESYVPYVVETSIGLDRTFLLVLSSAYTEEKLTKEDGTVDERVVLKIPAAIAPVKLAIFPLVKKDGLPEMARKIMDDLKFDFACQYEEKDTIGKRYRRHDAIGTPFCITIDHQTLEDETVTIRYRDTMEQERVPASKLREIMSEKVSIATLLKKI comes from the coding sequence ATGACACAAGAAGAATTATTTAAAAAGTTGATTGCGCACTGCAAGGAGTATGGGTTCGTTTTTCAGTCAAGCGAAATTTACGATGGACTTAGCGCGGTTTACGATTACGGACAGAATGGTGTTGAGTTAAAAAATAATATACGCCGCTACTGGTGGGAGGCTATGACCCGTCTTAACGAGAACATTGTGGGGATTGATGCCGCAATATTTATGCACCCTCAAACGTGGGTTGCATCGGGTCACGTTGGGGCTTTTAACGATCCTCTCATCGACAACAAGGATAGCAAGAAACGCTACCGTGCCGATGTGCTTATAGAGGACTGGATTGCCAAAATTGAAGATAAAATCAACAAGGAAGTTGAAAAGGCTGCAAAGCGTTTTGGTGAGTCCTTCGATGAAACAATGTTTCGCCAAACCAATCCTAGGATTTTAGAAAATCAAGCAAAAATTGACGAGGTAAATAAACGAATGGTTACAGCTCTTGAGGCTAACGATTTGGTTGAGGTTAAGAAAATCATTGAAGATTGCGAGATTGTTTGCCCCATTTCGGGTTCGCGCAACTGGACCGATGTTCGTCAGTTTAACCTTATGTTCGATACAAAATTGGGGTCGATTAGCGATGAGGCTAATACAATTTATCTCCGTCCCGAAACCGCACAGGGAATATTCGTGAACTACCTCAATGTTCAGAAAACTGGTCGTATGAAAATTCCGTTTGGAATTGCACAGGTGGGAAAAGCATTCCGCAACGAGATTGTAGCGCGTCAGTTTATTTTCCGTATGCGCGAGTTTGAGCAAATGGAGATGCAGTTCTTTGTTCGCCCCGGCGAGGAAATGAAATGGTATGAATTCTGGAAGGAAACCCGCATGCGTTGGCATAAAGCCATGGGGCTGGGCGATAAAAAGTATCGTTTCCATAAACACGAAAAATTGGCTCATTATGCAAACGCTGCATCGGACATAGAGTTTGAGTTTCCCTTTGGATTTAAGGAAGTTGAGGGGATTCACTCCAGAACCGATTTCGACTTAAGCAATCATCAAAAATATTCAGGAAAGAAATTGCAGTACTTCGATCCGGAAACCAACGAAAGTTATGTTCCTTATGTTGTTGAAACCTCAATTGGTTTGGATAGAACGTTCTTATTGGTTCTTTCATCGGCCTATACCGAGGAAAAATTGACCAAAGAGGATGGAACGGTTGACGAAAGGGTTGTGCTAAAAATCCCAGCAGCGATTGCGCCTGTTAAACTGGCAATCTTCCCTCTTGTTAAAAAAGACGGGCTTCCAGAAATGGCTCGTAAGATTATGGATGATCTTAAATTCGATTTCGCCTGCCAGTACGAGGAGAAGGATACCATTGGAAAACGTTACCGCCGTCACGATGCAATTGGAACGCCTTTCTGCATCACCATTGATCACCAAACCTTGGAGGACGAAACGGTTACCATTCGCTACCGCGATACTATGGAACAGGAGAGAGTTCCTGCATCGAAGTTGCGTGAGATTATGAGCGAAAAAGTTTCAATTGCAACCCTACTCAAAAAAATTTAG
- a CDS encoding membrane protein: protein MNKEKLLRILPHIVAPVIFIVISLAFFSPLLEGKRLAQHDIAMWKGGAKEVLDYKEKTGEVTLWTNSMFGGMPAYLISTTYTNNLLRYVDKALNLITIPASFIFIAMLGFYILMLVMEVNPWLSIVGSIAYGLSAYFIIVIGAGHNAKIRALGYVAPMIAGMLLTFRGKLISGLALFSLFLGLNIYSGHPQITYYAAFIMGALFIAYVIDAYINNTIKSLGKVIAVFAIAGVLAVGANFSNLWFTYDYGKDSIRGKSELTDDQHNKTSGLDKDYATQWSYGPAETFNLLIPNLMGGASSMNMGEKSETFTFLRQNGVPMNQTQAIVSQLPTYWGPQPSTSGPVYIGAIVIFLFVMGLFLIKNTTKWAILAVTALAIFLSWGDHFNFLTDLFLNYFPAYNKFRTVSMILVVVEFTMPFLGFWALKDIYEGKVSSADFMKAFKWSVGIVGGICLLFMLLGGAMFNFTGKIDQQLLSSGWPQELLNAIQKDRQHMLWSDSLRSLIFVLIGAGLVFALFKKKLKPAYFIIALGFFITVDMWVVNKRYIDNRNFVTPTMAAEPFNPSDADRMILADNDPNFRVFNLTVSPFNDASTSYFHKSIGGYHGAKMRRYQDLIEKHLATGNMAVLNMLNTKYLIQQGKNGPVAVENPNALGNVWFVDTIKMVDNADQEIAALNGFNPKTTAIVDKRFESMVKDYSTVVDSTDNIKLDVYKPNKLIYSSSSKHNRIAVFSEIYYAKGWKVTIDGKPANHFRANYVLRAMDIPQGGHKIEFTFDPEMWYVGRNIDLASSLLILLIFVGWIGWSYKKENLL, encoded by the coding sequence ATGAACAAAGAAAAACTTCTTAGAATTCTCCCACACATTGTTGCTCCTGTAATTTTCATAGTTATATCATTAGCCTTTTTCTCACCACTATTGGAGGGAAAACGACTTGCTCAGCATGATATTGCCATGTGGAAAGGTGGAGCTAAGGAAGTTTTAGACTATAAGGAAAAAACAGGAGAGGTTACCCTATGGACCAACAGCATGTTTGGTGGAATGCCTGCATATTTAATCTCAACAACTTACACAAATAATTTGCTTCGCTATGTTGATAAGGCATTAAACCTTATAACAATTCCTGCAAGTTTTATTTTCATTGCAATGTTAGGCTTTTACATCCTGATGCTTGTAATGGAAGTTAACCCATGGCTCAGCATTGTAGGATCTATTGCGTATGGACTATCGGCATACTTTATAATTGTTATTGGAGCTGGCCATAATGCCAAAATACGGGCATTGGGGTATGTAGCGCCAATGATTGCAGGAATGCTTTTGACTTTTAGGGGAAAACTTATCAGTGGACTTGCGCTTTTCTCTCTATTTCTAGGATTAAATATTTACTCGGGGCACCCACAAATAACATATTACGCGGCATTCATCATGGGCGCTCTTTTTATTGCCTATGTGATTGATGCATATATAAACAATACTATTAAAAGCCTCGGAAAGGTTATTGCAGTATTTGCCATTGCAGGAGTCTTAGCCGTTGGTGCAAATTTTAGTAACTTATGGTTTACCTACGATTACGGCAAGGACTCTATTAGAGGAAAATCTGAACTAACCGACGACCAACATAATAAAACCAGTGGTTTAGATAAGGACTACGCAACACAGTGGAGCTATGGCCCTGCCGAAACTTTCAACCTGCTTATTCCAAACCTTATGGGCGGAGCAAGTTCAATGAATATGGGCGAGAAATCGGAAACCTTCACGTTCCTTCGCCAAAATGGTGTTCCAATGAATCAAACTCAAGCTATTGTTAGCCAACTCCCAACATACTGGGGCCCTCAGCCATCCACATCAGGGCCTGTTTACATTGGAGCAATTGTGATATTCCTATTTGTAATGGGACTATTTCTTATTAAAAACACAACAAAATGGGCTATTCTTGCAGTTACTGCTCTGGCAATTTTCCTTTCGTGGGGCGATCATTTCAACTTTTTAACCGATTTATTCCTCAATTACTTTCCAGCCTACAATAAATTCCGTACGGTTTCAATGATATTGGTTGTTGTAGAATTTACCATGCCATTTCTTGGATTTTGGGCGCTTAAAGATATTTACGAAGGAAAGGTAAGTAGTGCTGATTTTATGAAAGCATTTAAATGGTCCGTTGGAATCGTGGGTGGAATATGCTTGCTTTTCATGTTGCTGGGTGGTGCGATGTTTAATTTTACCGGGAAAATCGATCAACAATTACTATCATCCGGATGGCCTCAAGAACTGCTTAATGCAATACAGAAAGATCGTCAGCATATGCTATGGAGCGATTCGTTACGCTCCCTAATCTTCGTGCTAATTGGAGCGGGTTTAGTGTTTGCTCTATTCAAAAAGAAGTTGAAACCAGCCTACTTTATAATTGCCCTAGGTTTTTTCATTACTGTTGATATGTGGGTTGTGAATAAGCGTTATATCGATAATCGCAACTTTGTAACACCAACAATGGCTGCTGAACCATTCAATCCATCGGATGCCGATAGGATGATTTTAGCCGATAACGATCCAAACTTTAGAGTTTTTAATCTTACCGTTAGCCCATTCAACGATGCTTCAACATCGTATTTCCATAAATCTATAGGTGGATACCATGGAGCAAAAATGCGCCGGTATCAGGATTTAATCGAAAAGCATTTGGCTACAGGAAATATGGCCGTACTGAACATGCTTAATACTAAGTATTTAATTCAGCAGGGCAAGAATGGACCTGTTGCGGTTGAAAATCCAAACGCATTGGGTAACGTTTGGTTTGTCGACACAATCAAGATGGTTGATAACGCAGATCAGGAAATTGCTGCATTAAACGGATTTAATCCCAAAACAACGGCTATTGTTGACAAGCGTTTTGAATCGATGGTTAAGGATTATTCTACTGTAGTCGACTCAACCGATAACATTAAATTGGATGTTTATAAGCCCAATAAACTTATTTACAGCAGCAGCAGCAAGCATAATCGGATTGCCGTTTTCTCCGAAATATACTACGCAAAGGGTTGGAAGGTCACCATTGATGGAAAGCCCGCCAATCATTTCAGAGCAAACTATGTGCTCCGAGCTATGGATATTCCACAGGGAGGACATAAAATTGAGTTTACTTTCGATCCCGAAATGTGGTATGTAGGAAGAAATATCGATTTAGCATCATCGCTATTAATACTTCTTATATTTGTAGGATGGATTGGCTGGAGCTACAAAAAGGAGAACCTGTTGTAG
- a CDS encoding cell division protein FtsX: MLGMLGILFVSAKKLSDYVKENIGFSIYLNDGISDAEANYLRKVLDASSYVKQTEYISKDDAAKLMEEELGEDFIDYIGYNPLSAYIDMRLKADYANTDSIAKIETWLKQFNQIKEIDYQRPLVNLVNENVRRVSFIILVFNLLLLFIALVLINNTIRLSVYSKRFIINTMKLVGATWGFIRKPFLLKSILHGLYASIIAIAMLIALIYGIKKEIADILIIVEPIYIIAIFAGITVVGVFINLLATLFAVNKFLRLSTDNLYY, translated from the coding sequence ATGCTGGGAATGCTGGGGATCTTGTTTGTTAGTGCAAAAAAACTTTCCGACTATGTTAAGGAGAACATAGGCTTCTCAATATACCTAAACGATGGAATTAGCGATGCTGAAGCAAACTATCTCCGTAAGGTTTTAGATGCCTCTAGTTATGTTAAGCAAACCGAGTATATAAGCAAGGACGATGCCGCCAAATTAATGGAGGAAGAACTTGGCGAGGATTTTATCGATTATATAGGCTACAATCCGCTTTCGGCTTACATTGATATGAGACTAAAAGCCGATTATGCCAATACCGATAGCATTGCTAAAATTGAAACCTGGTTAAAGCAATTCAACCAGATCAAGGAAATCGATTATCAGAGACCCCTGGTTAACTTGGTTAACGAAAATGTTAGACGGGTTAGCTTCATCATTCTGGTTTTCAACTTACTCTTACTGTTTATTGCGCTGGTGCTTATCAATAACACTATTCGATTATCGGTATACTCCAAGCGGTTTATTATTAACACCATGAAACTTGTTGGTGCAACATGGGGATTTATTCGCAAACCGTTTTTGCTTAAAAGCATACTGCACGGGTTGTACGCATCCATAATTGCCATTGCTATGCTAATTGCATTAATCTATGGAATAAAAAAAGAAATTGCAGATATCCTTATTATAGTCGAACCAATATACATAATTGCAATATTTGCAGGGATTACTGTTGTTGGCGTATTTATAAATTTGTTGGCAACATTGTTTGCTGTAAACAAATTCCTTCGCCTGTCAACCGACAATTTATACTACTAA
- the fjo13 gene encoding hypothetical protein, producing MAKQENKSTATTQNEGKFALGKENYKLLLIGFGIIVLGFILMAGGGSKDPNVFNYDIFSFRRITLAPVVVLFGFAFEIYAIMKKPKK from the coding sequence ATGGCGAAACAAGAAAACAAATCAACCGCAACTACTCAAAACGAAGGGAAGTTTGCTCTAGGAAAAGAAAACTACAAACTTCTTCTCATTGGTTTTGGGATAATCGTACTTGGGTTCATTTTAATGGCTGGAGGAGGATCGAAGGATCCCAATGTATTTAATTACGACATTTTTAGTTTCCGTAGAATAACGCTGGCTCCAGTTGTTGTCCTGTTTGGATTTGCCTTTGAAATCTACGCGATTATGAAAAAGCCCAAGAAGTAA